TTTTgagcgcatgcgcgctcttgaTCACCTGGTGATCAAGAGCGCGCATGTGCTCGAAACGCATCCATTTTGCTGTGAATCACTGGCCATGTGGTGTGTGGTGAATTCTATCCATGTGGGGTATTTTATGCTGCTGAATAACCAATAAATCGATGTTTTAGTGGAATTGCTGGATCGACTTTCTTCTTTCTTTGCTACGTGTATCAAGCCAGGCCAGGCTGAGGATCCGTGCAAGACCAGTGCGAGGTGAGCTGAAGATTACTATCTCTTCCTCTGATGAATTATTGTTGACAGACTGAATAACAACAAAAGTACGCCCAACAGTTGCGGAAACTGTCAGGCCACCTTATGTGCTTGTGCTCAAATGCCTATAATCTCTTCTCAATTACAACAATCAATTCAGACTCTAAGACTCCTTTTTACACCAGTACATGACTTCCTGATACAAGTGCTATCATTATCCATTATGTACAAGTTAACCGGCGCTCATTATTGGGAGTGTTGGGACATATGAACAATGGTTTTGGGTGACCCTTTACTCCAATTATTACTAAAAACACATTCCCTGTTTGCAGCCATGTAAGTTATCATTTGTCAGCAGCAAATCTCCAGGTGTATTTTCTATGGGATAAGCCAGAACACAACTGTTCACTTATTTGTCAACTGATTTTTTACATGAAGCAATAATGATTCCAATTGTCCGACAAGCACACTGTGTAAGCCTTAAATCTCCATTACACTCCATTGCTTAATGATCTTCTCCCCAAACTGATCCACAGCCTGCTCAGAGATAATCTTATCTTGGACAGTCTGTACATCAAAGAGGAAGAGGATTAACCCCTTTTTTCTTTATCTCTTATGTCAATGAAATAACCTTCTTACCCGATTCATGAAATTGGAGCCAGTTCCTGCTTCCATGAAGGACATGGCTAAATGGTTTCCTTTCATCCAATTTCCACCTCTGCTCCGACATAGACTGAGATCTCATCATCCATAAACACTGCTGGATACTGGATGTTGTCCTTCCAATGATCTGGATGCTCCTCGCCATGAGACCTGTCAGAGATCAAATAGTAAGACCTACTACTTAATATTGATGTAGTGGAAACACTAATGTGGGACACATTTGTTGTCCCAGACTCCTCAGATGAATTTACTTCCGTAGCATCTACTGGATCAGATGTTCCGGAAAATTCTTCTTTCCAGCATTCATCCAGGAACATAAATACTTCAGTACATTTACTCCGTCTATTACAGTCTATGGCTAAAAGACTGCTGAACAATGTCAGTGCCTCAGGTGAAAGTCTACCCCAAGGTGACGGAGGCTCCATACTCCCAAAATTATTCTGCCACTcaacaaaattacaaaattctTGGTCTGATGGATCTGCTGATTGCCATGGAGATTCCCCTGTCAGCATGCAGTAAAGAACAACACCAAAGGACCAGACATCCAGAGAGGAGTCTATAACCAAAGTGTCCTGGTCGATAAGTTGCCTCATCTCCGGTGCCATAAATAATCTAGTGCCAGACTTTGAGTTGGTTATTGTTCCCTTCATCTGTGAAAGACCAAAGTCTGTAATTTTGATGAGGTGGCAGTCCTTATGGAACACCAGGATGTTCTCAGGCTTGATGTCCATATGAACCAGCCCCTTACTCTCTATGAATTCCAGGGCACTAGAGATCTGCACCGCACATCTCTTCACTATGTATTCTGGGAGTCCGTCctgaaatagaaaaataaatgaagTCAACACAATGGAAATATAACTAGAGGAAGAAAGGATATTGGGAATGTAGGGGGCTCAAGGTAATTTAGGGATTTCTACTTACATGAGGTGGAATCAGGGAGAAGAGATCTCCATATGTCGCCAGCTCCTGGGTGTAGGCAAAATAGTCATTGGTCTTAAAGGCGGTTCCATATATACCAATAATATTGGGATGGGATGACAAGAAGAATGATGTACTGAACTCCATAAGGAAAGAATATTCAGTTGTCTTCTTCCTATGAAGGAGCTTTACTGCCATTGTTTGatctgttaatgaaaaataacaatgaattttacatatttcacatgtaGGGCTTTACAATTTTGTCTCAGTGGACATAAGGGAATTGTAAAACTATTCTGTTCTTCAATGATTCTGTTAGGTCATAAAACAAAGAACTTATCATGTCATATGAACTATTCTTAAAACATTTGACCTAATTTCTACCACTTTAACAGGATGTATGTGTTTAGGATTCTGAACATTAATCACTATTTATGAATCTTTCTATTGTATCTAAATCATGGAGACTGTGTTCTGACATATCTATAATGATGGATCATTGACCACACTGACCTGTTTTCTTCTCCTTCACCATGAGCACAGAACCGTATCCACCATGTCCAAGCTCCTGGATGACTTGGTAGTTATCCTCCAGATCTATGTTCTGTAGACCAAGGGAAGCGATGGAGACAAGTCCCTCCAGGATGAGCTGCACGTCCTGTTTGTTGGAGGCCATTGTGTCCTGTACAAAgttgagacaaaataaaaaattatatgtataaaaaaagtaaaaatgacatctatatataaatatgagaATGTACAATTTATACaagttttaaaaaataataattttatagcATTATGTAGAACACATtaagcataatatatatatatatatatatatatatatatatatatatatatatatatgtgtatatatatatatatatatatacatacatacacagaattGTAGTGGAGCAGCACTCCTGAGATACTGAAAATATCAGGGGGGTGCAAGCAGATGAAAGCACGATCCCAGGCACTATAGACAAAGTAGAAAATTATTCTGCAGCACTCCGTAGCATGCGGTAAAaattggtggtttattccatcagacaagtgcaatatatatatatatatatatatatatatatatatatcaatcataTAATGTATGTtgggaaggaagaaaaaaagaataaaaaaaatagacaaaacagcattttagaaATTACCTAGTTGAAATGAATCTTGAGTTAGGAACGGCTGAAAAATCCTTCACCAAAACCAAAGTTTCAGGATGGTAGGAGTCGTCTCCGGAAGCAGAGGAAGTGACTGACAAGAGGAGTTGGGGGATGGCTTTATATGGAAGAGGGAAAGAAAGAACAAGGGTCAATGAGCTCCCTGATTGGCTTAGAGTTGATGGACAAGTTTTACGTGGATTGAGGGAATTTACATTTCAATGGCATTCTACAGACTAAAGACCAAGAGGGTGCAAAGTGTGGGGACTGAGTCCTAGACATACCCTACTCTCTGCATACTTAAaaaatgggggctttgtatggGCCCTATCCCCCCATAAAAGCTAATCATGTTTTTataaaagttgtctatgtccttcCCTGTACAGGATGTTATGATCTCCAGTAAAGGGCCTAGAGATCCTGAGGGCCCCCCGATAATACACTGGATATATAAAGGAAGGCCTTCTCTTTTcccatggatccacttctggctttggttcaaaaactgcaggctcagttttccaaaaaaacactAGCAAAAAACCtgttgtggaaacctagcctaatggaaTCACCAGCAAGTCTTACACTCTATATTCCCTTCTCCTTTCTCTCCATACAAAAAGCCTATCATATGGCTGCCCCACTTGTTCTGTATATAAGTGATATAGTGACCGGGTCTATATGTGGAGATATGGATTGTATTTTGCCATCAGTCAGTATATGGGGAGGGAAGGATACAGCACAGTGAATGGATGTATAAGGAATATATTATTAGGTTAGGTTCATGTTCAGCTGCACAGATTGAGTCACTGTCTCTTCTTAATACAGGGAAATGTTCTCAAAATTGTAgaaatattttctattttatttgtcacgtaaatttttttaaccctttttgtgACTGGATAGTGAGACATTGATAGAATTATTTATAATAGAAACTTCTTAATTGTGTCTTTAAGTGAGATTCAGACCCTTGTGAGGAATCATCCTTCCCTGGTCTGGTCTTTCTCCCCCCCGGTATCGGACTATAGTTAGTGGACCCTCTTGTCCTTACATGTTATTAGACGATGGGTGCAGACAATAAGGGGCTTTACATTGGGTGCTATGCTGGGGATACGAGCTATGAAGATGGTAACATGCGGTTATTGGTTCCATGCAGTGTCTCTTCATTGTCTCTGATTTCTTTATAACACAGATTGCAGTTTGGTGATGGGCAGCCTCATTGCTATGTGGGTGTCTCCGGAATAACATGGCCAATTAATTTCTATTTTACTGCagaattcacattttttttttattagacttaTTGGaatacaaagaaaaataaaatatgttttgtGTAAAAGAaatatcactttttttcagtaCAAGAACTAATATGTTGTACAATCTCCTGGGATGGCCATGGGGGTAACATTCACCCCAAGTTATTACCCAGCCTAATATTTTTAAGTATTTTTATGTACATCCATCAATGTTTAATATACAGACGTTATACTGTGTTCTTCATAtgttataatataaatatacataatattattataacgttttcttgtgtattttttgtGGTAGAAGGAAATTTTAAGTGAATAGCAATGGGAATACATGGAAAAGTGTTTAAATGTTAAATGTCTCAGAAAGCTACTATAATTCCAACATTGTGTCTACTAAGAGATACTTTTTTGTAGACTTCTATTGTGCagattattagaaaaaaaatagggAAGTAATTTATTCCTACTACtattttttgcatatattttGCTATGTATCTTACACTATGTGAACAAATTTGGAGTTAGttttatgatgccacaaggtgaATAAACAAATTTATCATGTCAGCAGAAGGAAAGGCTGAAATGTTTTCCTTTCTTACTACATCATCCCATTAGTGGCAcaatggtggatcctctggggttGGACAGGATGGGGATCACAGGAGATGAGGGCAGAAAGTTTCCCTCCTTAGTTTCATCTCATTTACATGATAACACCCCGATCAGAGCTGATTTGGGCCAAAATCACCATGGTCATTAATTGtgtagatgtgcaaaaaaaaaatccatcaggTTAAGGCTTTTTAGAAATTGTTTGAGAAATTCAGAATTTCCTGTACTGCTTGTGGGTGTGACAAAAATTACCACCTTAATGAATTACATAGTTTTCATTGTGAGGCTAATGTCTCGGTGTGATCTATATTGTTTTGTAGACAATCAcattgatttgtaaattagataAACTATAAACCAGGTGCAGTCACATTTACAACACTAGCTTTCAAATCcttatattttttaaacttttttcatttattaaaaaaattatttcaaagagaaataatgttttattaaggaaaaaataaataaatgtgtgtgtgttcaaaaaacatgtgaggcgtaagtactcactataacccttgttacattccttgaggggtgtaatttctaaaatagtgtcacatgtgtggggttactgctgttcttgcacaatgggggcttttgTAAAGGAACATGGTCCCCGAcatcaattccaacaaacttcaCTCCAAacttcactccaaaagcccaatggcgctccttctattctgagccttTCGGtgttcccgcagagcactttacatccacatatggggtattttctttcccaggcaaatttgctaaaattttgggggccttttgccctgttaccccatgtgaaaattaaacatttggagtaacaccataatttgtgtgttaaaaatctaatttttcccttttatggcccactgttcaaaaaacctgtgaggtgtaagtactcactgtatccCCCTCACTGTTCctggagggggtgtagtttccaaaatgctgtcacatgtgggggggatttCTGCCGTTCTGGCAttgtgggaggtttgtaaatgcacatggccccccacttcaatttcaacaaaattctctcttcaaaagtccaatggcgctccttctgttctgagacctgtagtgagccagcagagcacttaacgtccacatatggggtgttttcttaattggaagaaattgggcttcaaatttgggggcCCATTTTCTATTACGTCTTGTGAAAAGTAaatatttggggtaaaaccatcattttagtgctaaaaataaaattttccatttttatgtccaacttcaacgcaaagtcgtcaaacacctgtgaggtgttaaggggtatagtttccttgAGGGctatagttttcaaaatagtatgccatatgggcttcctaaatgcaacatggcccccaaaaaccatgacagcaaaacttGTTTTCAAAAATCCCATAGTTgccctttccctcttgagccaggTTGtgagctcgcagagcactttatgtcaacatatgagtatttccatactcgagagaaattgggctacaaattttggcgctttttttctccttataccacttttaaaaatgaaaaaatggggctacaagaatagGTTAGTGAAAAATGCAGATttggatttttctcctccactttgctgctatttttgtgaaacacctaaagggttaacaaaccttctgaatgtcattttgaatactttgaggggtttagtttctataatggggttatttatggggtatttctcacagaaaggcccctcaaatccacttcaaacttaactggtccctgaaaaattcagattatgagatttttgtgaaaatttggaaaattgctgctatactttgaagccctctaatgtcttcaaaaactaaaaaaaaacatatcaaaattatgatgccaacataaagtagacatattgggggacatttactaatctagtctattgtgggtatgcttatagaccagcgtatgtggtagtctcctgtctattgtgctcctaatttatcaaaggtctcacagcccttgatcaattctgtgctcagacttcagggtctacagcttagactgcatttagacctgctccaacatggtctgacatttcagcgtattttgggcagatgcgacttgtcgcacaaaagtcgcacttgataaattcagtaccaatgcattttccaatgcatttctgtctaaaaatagacttgcatgcatcatgttctaaaaatcctctacagcaaaagtcgcagaaaagtcgcacatatttagactgcaactttctgtgtgacaaatttagacaggaaaaaccagtcaaaatcctttgataaatctcccccattgtatttgtgaatcaatatataatttatttggaatatctattttccttagaagcaagagagtttcaaagttagcaaaaatgcaaagttttcaaaattttcatgaaatgttgggatatttctccaagaaaggatgcaagtaacaaagaaaatgtaccactatgttaaagtagaatatgtcacaaaaaaacaatctctgaatcagaataaatagtaaaagcatctcagagttattaatgcataaagtgacagtggtcagaattgcaaaaaagggcctagtccttaaagtgaaaatgagtccctaaggggttaaataaaacttctcctaaaaatcccaccactaggggtccacaTACCTAGCAgcagaacccccacgatcagacatcttatcccctatactttggataggggataagatgtctaagagtgGAATACTTTTAACTTTTGTGTTTTGGGTtatgttatttaaaaaacatttgcCACTGAGAAACTATATTTATTAAGGAGAAAATTATTTAAAATCATGAGAATGAATTGCAAAAACAATGTCAACATGTTATAGTtatgaaaacatttttgcaaatataaaaataaagaaacttAAATTAAGACATTCAGTAAAACATATAGATGGCAAAAAAGATTTTAATAAATGCATTTATACACAGCTCTTGGTTCAATTATAGACCGATTGATCACTACAATGATTTTTGTGTAATTTTCTTAGTTGTCTAAGATGGTTTGGTTTTTGCACATACATTTCCATTCTCTAGCATaactagcagcaggacccccgcgatcagacatcttattccctatactttggataggggataagatgtctaagagtgGAATACTTTTAACTTTTGTTAGTTTCTCAATggcaaatgtttttttaaaataaaatatgtttattGAGGGGAAAATAATTTACAATCATGAGAATTGCAAAAACTATGTCAACATGTTATACTGTATTTATGGAAAAAAGTtagcaaatataaaaaaagaaacttaAATTAAGACAATCTAAGatggtttgttttttgcacataAAACTTCCATTCTCTAGCAAAATCTGTTAACAACAGTATGAAATATGTAGTAAATTAAAAATTATTTGGACAGTTTATTCTGTAGACGGCTGCTTAACAATGAGGTGCCAGTCACAGACTGAAAATTGAAATctctattttttattgtttacttTTAAGGCACATTCATACAATTTAGCTcattaacaaaaaaaacacaaaaaaaatagaaattccaATTTAGAGAAATAAGAATTAacagtaatttcctttggtgTATCTTGGGTTTTCTATGGTATGTGTCATCTTTAACAAAAAATTAACAATGGAAATAAAATAGATAAGATGACACATACCAACAAGAAGACTGTTAATTCTTATCTCTGTACATTGGAATTTCTATTAATTCGGGGTTTTTTTTGTTAATAAGCTTAGTTATATAAATATGCCTTAaaattaaacaataaaaaatagaaattccaAATTAGTCTGTTTACTTTTAAGGCATATTTATAGAGCTAAGCTCAAAAAGAATTAACAGTCATCTCCTTTAATGTATCTTGGGTTTTCTATGGTATGTGTCATCTTATCCATTTTATTTCCATTGTTAAAGATGACACATAACATAGAAAACCCATGATATACTGAAGGAGATGACTGTTAGAAATTACAATTTACagaaataaaaactattttttaatagTCATCTCCTTTTGGTATATCTTGGGTTTTCTATGGTATGTGTCATCTTTAACAAAAAACGAACAATAGAGATACAATGGATAAGATAGCACATACCATAGAAAACCCAAGATACGCTGAAGAAGATGACTGTTAATTCTTTTTTCTGTAAattggaatttcaatttttttgtttgttgttttttttttttttgttaatgagCTAAGTTGTATGAATATACCTTAAaagtaaataatggaaataagaTGGATAACATTAaacctaccataaaaaaaaaaaactaagatgcACTGAAGGAGATGACTGTTAGTTCTTATTTTTGTACATTGTAATTTCTAATTTTCtgtttatatgtttatttatggTTACCTCAGGTTACCACTTTTTGTTATTTGGAAATGACCCTACACTGTTA
Above is a genomic segment from Hyla sarda isolate aHylSar1 chromosome 1, aHylSar1.hap1, whole genome shotgun sequence containing:
- the LOC130291669 gene encoding serine/threonine-protein kinase SBK1-like, producing MCGYSLKPGEVGTVGSAAYDRCRMDTMASNKQDVQLILEGLVSIASLGLQNIDLEDNYQVIQELGHGGYGSVLMVKEKKTDQTMAVKLLHRKKTTEYSFLMEFSTSFFLSSHPNIIGIYGTAFKTNDYFAYTQELATYGDLFSLIPPHDGLPEYIVKRCAVQISSALEFIESKGLVHMDIKPENILVFHKDCHLIKITDFGLSQMKGTITNSKSGTRLFMAPEMRQLIDQDTLVIDSSLDVWSFGVVLYCMLTGESPWQSADPSDQEFCNFVEWQNNFGSMEPPSPWGRLSPEALTLFSSLLAIDCNRRSKCTEVFMFLDECWKEEFSGTSDPVDATEVNSSEESGTTNVSHISVSTTSILSSRSYYLISDRSHGEEHPDHWKDNIQYPAVFMDDEISVYVGAEVEIG